GTTGAGCAGGAAGAAGCGAACGGTGTCCGCGCCGTATTCGTCGATGGCCTTCCCCGGGAGAACGACGTGGCCCTTCGAGGAGGACATCTTCTCGCCCTCCAAGAGACCCATCCCCATAATGACGATTCCCTCGGGCCACTGCGCCTCGTCGAACAGTTCGGCGTGGTGGAAGAGATAGAAGGTCAGGTGATTGGAGATGAGGTCGTTCGCGGAGAACCGATAGGTGACCGGATACCAGTAGAGCCACTCCGCGCGGAGTTCGAGCGCCCGCTCGTCGGGGTCGTCGACGGCGTCCGCGCCGTAGAACAGGGCGTCGAAGAACGCCCGATCGAGGTCCTCGGTGGGGATCTCGTCGAGTCGGTGGGCGATCGTGTAGTACGCCATATATATCGTCGAGTCCGACAGCGGCTCGATGACGAAGTCTTGGTCCCACGGCAGTCGGGTCCCGAGCCCGTAGTTTCGGATGCAGGGCCACTCGTTCAGCCAGTCGATCGTGTGATCGTACTCGCCGCGGGTGTTCTCCGGGATGGCCTCCATCCGCGAGACGACCTCGTGCGCCTTCCGCTTCCACGCCTCGTCGTTGTAGCGCAGGAACCACGTGTCCTGCTCGGCGACGACGACGTCGCCGCCGCACCGGCAGACGACCTCCTCAGAGAACTCCCGCATCGTTCCGAACGCGCCCTCCTCGCGGTAGGCGTCGCGGAAGCGACCGCGAACGTCTTCGACGATCTCCCCGGCGAACTCGCCGTATTCGTCGTTCAGTCGGCCGCTGTGGAACTCGCTGTTGTACAGCTCTTTGGTCGCTTCTTCGAGCGCGGGGTCGGCGCTCGATTCGATCCCCGCCTCCTCGACGGCGGTCTTCGCGGGGATCTCGCCGTAGCCCTCGATCGTGAGGATCGGAATCGGTTCGATCTCCTCGACCTCGGCGGGATCGATTTCATATTCCCGCATCCGCTCGTCGTCGGCCTTCGCCTCCTCGAGCGCGACGTAGTCGTCCGGCGAGTGCGCCGGCACCGACATCACGACGCCGGTGGCGTTGTCGGCGTCGACGAAATCGGCGGGCAGGACGAGCACCTCGTCGCCGGTAATCGGGTTGGTCACGCGCTCGCCGACGAGATGCTCGCCGGCGACGGTGCGCTTCGCGGTGACGTCGTGACCCTGCAGTTGGAGCTTCTCGACGGCCGCCGCGGAGACGAACCACTCCTCGCCGTCGACGTCGGCGATCACGTAGTCGGCGTCGGGATCGATGTAAGCGTTCGTGACGCCGCGGACCGTCTCGGGCCGGAGCGTCGCCATCGGGACGATCGTGTCGCCGTGGCCGAACCGGACCAGCGTGTACTCTTGGAACTCGGCCTCCTCGCCTTCCAGCAGGTCGTGGGTCGTCACCGGCTGTTTCTCGTTAGTACAGTACTTGACCGGGTGGAGGCCCTTTTCGAGCAGGTTCCGGTCGCGGAGCGTCTCGTACTGCCAGGTGATGAACTTCGAGTAGCGGTCGTCGTTGGTGGTGAACTCCCGCCGCCAGTCGATCGAGAGCCCGAGGTCCTTCATCCCCTTCTTGTAGTGCTCCTCGATGAAGTGGCGGGCGTAGCCCATCGGCGTTTCGAGGTCCTGTAAGGTGTCCTCGGCGACGTCGTAGGTGTCGCGAAGCACCGAGAGCTGTTCTTCTTCGCCCTTTTTCAGGCGCTCGACCGCGCCGATGATCGGCGTGCCGGTGACGTGCCAAGCGATCGGAAAGAGCACGTTGTCGCCCTGCTGTCGTCGGTACCGAGCGTAGACGTCCGGAACGGTGTACGTCCGGGCGTGTCCGATGTGCATCCCGCCGCTGGGATACGGATACGGGACCGTGATGAACGTGGGTTCGTCGCCCGCGGCGTCTCCGTCGCCGGAACCGCTCGTTGCGTCCCCGTCGCCGGCATCGCTCGCGGCGTCCCCGTCGGTAGCGCCGCCTGCGGCGACCACCTCGGCGTCGGGATCCGCCTCGTAGCGACCCTCCTCGGCCCACCGCTCGCGCCAACGCGCTTCGAGTTCCTGCGGGTCGTAGTCCATACCTATGCTCTCAAGATGGGAGGGTAAAATAGCTCCTAACTCCGACGAGTGGCCGCTCCCGGGCGTCGCCGACCGTGACGCGCAACGAAGGGACAACGCTAAGGCTCCCGCCCGGTCGGGTTCCAGTATGCACGCAGACGCGGTCGTCCTCGACATCGACGGCGTCCTCCTCGACGTCGCCGACTCCTACCGGCGGGCTATCGTGGAGTCCGTCACACGACTGTACGACCGGACGATCGACCGCGACGACGTCCAGCTGTTCAAGGACGCCGGCGGCTTCAACAACGACTGGGACGTGACGTACGCCGCGGCGCTGTACGTCCTCGTCGACGAACGCGAGCCGATCGACCTCTCGACGTTCACAGCGCGGATCGAACCCGGCGGCGGCCTCGCCGGAGCCGAGTCGGTCGCCGCCGACCACCTGAGCGATGCCGACCTCGCCGCCGTCCGCAACGAGTGGGATCGATACGGGCTCCGTGACGCCTTTCAGGCGCTCTACCTCGGTGGAGACCTGTACCGCGAACTCGAAGGCGGTGAGCCGCCGTTCGAGACGGCGGGCTACATCCACGACGAACCGATCATCGTCGAGTCCGAAACGCTCGAATCGCTCGAAGCGAACGCCGCAGTGGGCGTGCTCACCGGCCGTCCGGCAGCTGAGGCGGACATCGCGCTCGACCGCGTCGGACTCGACGTCCCAGCGGAGCACCGGTTCACGATGGACGACTGGGACGAGGGGAAACCGCACCCGCACGCGCTGACGACGCTCGCGGAGCGCTTCGACGCCGACAGCGTCGCCTTCGCGGGCGACACCCTCGACGACGTGAAGACCGCCGTCAACGCCGCCGAGGCCGACCCCGCGAGGACCTACTACGGTATCGGCGTTCTCACAGGCGGGCTGACCGGCGAATCCGGTCGCCGGGCGTACGAATCGGTCGGCGCGGCCGCGGTCGTCGACTCCGTGAACGACCTCCCGGCGCTGCTCGGGGGGTGACGACGGTATGGAGGCGATTCGTGTCGAACGGCTGTTCTGGGCCGGGATCTTCGCCGCGTTGGTCGCGGTCACCCTCTCGCTCCTCCTCGTTCCGGATCCGACGGGCGCGCTCTCGGTGGGCGTCGCCCTCGCGACGTTCGTCATCGTCGCGCTGATCGCGGCCCGGATCTCACGCGGGACCGTCTCACCGCGGACGAAACCGGGAGACCAGACCGTCCGCTACGTCGTGTTCTTCCTCGTCGCGGTCGTCGGTCGCGTCGCGTTCGGGATCCTCGGCTTCGAGGGGATCGCCGTGAACGTCGTCACGTTCGGCGCGGCGTGGCTCCTCGCGACCCGGGCGGAGTGGCTGAACCCGGTCCGGTGGGGCGGAGGCCCGACGCCGTGAGCGACGTTCGATCCGACCTGCTCCGTTTCGTGACCGTCGTGATCGTCGTCGACGCGCTCGGGTTACTCGCGTGGGCACTGCTCCCGCCGGAGACGACGGCGCGAACGGTCGTCCTCTTCGGTACCCTGCTCGCCGCGCCGCTGCTCGGGTTTCTCGTCGTCTACGCCCCCGCGCTGTCCGGCCCGCGAACCTGATTCGATGCACCCGCTCCCGGCGGGCGCTCGCAACCCTTTACCCGGTCGCTGCCGCACGCTTTCGTATGCGAATCGCGCTACTCGGCGGCACCGGCGACCTCGGCGAGGGGCTCGCGGTCCGGCTCGCCTCCCACACTGACCACGAGGTGGTGATCGGCTCTCGCGACCCCGACGCCGCCCACGACGCCGCGGACGCGTACCGGGCGACCGTCGCCGACCACGGCCGCGACGTCAAGGTCACCGGTTTCGAGAACGCGATGGCGACCGACCGCGCGGACGTCGTCGTGCTCGCCGTCCCGCCGTACACCGTCGCCGACACCGTCGACTCCGTCGCCGGTGGCCTCCGCGAAGGGAACGTCATCGTCACACCCGCCGCGGGGATGTGCCGCGACGACGACGGCGCGCACGCCCATCTCCCCTCGGCGGGTAGCGTGACCGCACTCGTGGCCGAGGCCGCGCCCGCGGGCGTCGACGTCGTCGGCGCGTTCCACTCGCTTCCCGCGGGCCGCCTCGCCGATCTCGACGCGGAGCTCGGCATCGACACCCTGCTCGTCGGCGACGACGACCGGGCCAAACGCGTCGTTTCGGGGATCGTCGACGACGTCGACGGCCTTCGCGCGCTCGATGCGGGCGAGCTCGCCAACGCCGCCGAAGTGGAGTCGCTGACGCCGCTTCTGCTCAACGTCGCGAGGCAGAACGACGCACGCGACCTCGGCGTCTCGTTCCGGTAGCCGCTGGGTTAGCTCCGAGACCGTTTGGAGGGCCCCCCACGCCGGAATCTGACTGTCAGGGCTTCGTCGCCTCGACGATCGCCATCCCGGAGAGGGGGCCGACGCGTCGCCGCCGGATGTCGGTGAATTCCGCAGCCTCCAGCCACGCCGAGACCTCCTCGTGGGAGTACACGCTCGCGCCGAGCGTCGTCAGATACGTCAGTGCGACGAACCGCAGACTGGCGCTGGCGACCGGTGTCCGGCCGCTTCCCTCCCACTGGTCGAGGACGGCGATCCGGCCGCCCGGTGCGAGCGCGTCGGCAACGCGCTCGAAGAGCGCCACGTTCTCCGCCGGATCGTGCGCGTGGACGACGTTGAAAAGCAGCGCTATGTCGTAACTCGATCCGAGGTCGTCGTCGAAATAATCGCCAGCCTGCGTCTCGATGCGGCCCGTTAGTTCAGCGGGGATGTCGTCGTGGATAGCCTCGACGGCACCGGGAACGTCGAAAATCGTCGCCGAGAGACCGCGATACCGTTCACAGAGCTCCATCGAATACAGCCCGTGACCGCCACCGACGTCCAAGAGGTGGCCGCCGCCCTCGGGGACGGTCACCGCCTCTGCGACGTCGTCGACGACGAGCGACGCCGTCGCGCGGAAGCCTTCCTGTGCGATCGCCCAGCGCTCGGGCGCTTCGTCGAACCACTCGTAGATGGACTGACTCGGCTCACCCTCCCGCACCGCCGTTTCGAGTTCCCGCTCCCAGAAGGGAAACACGAGCTCGTCCCAGAAGGTGAGCCACGGTCCCATATCCGTCTCGGCGTCCGGTAGCAGCCACGTCTCGGTCATCGCCGTGAGCCGGTAGCCCTCGCTGCCCTTCGTCAGGTATCGCTCGGCCACGAGGAAATTACACAACATCGCGACTCCGTCCGGGTGCGCGCCCGTTCGCTCGGCGAGCGTCTCGGCGGTAAGTGGCCCGTCAGACCGCGCGAGCGTCCGAAAGAGACCCATATCCAGCGCGAGCGAGACCGACTCGAAGCTCGCGGCACCGAGGAGATCGAGCAACGGCGCTGGCCCCCGGTTGAGCCGAAACAGCACGAGCCGTTCGAGGAGGTTGGGGCTGACTGGCATCGCATCGGGTTACGTCCCGAGTCGGTATAGACCCACCTTCGAGTACCGGTGTGTTACCGGCGCATCTCACCGCTCAGAACCGCTCTCGAAGCTCCACGCGGAGATCGTCGAGCGTGACATCCTCCATCGCCAGCAGGACGAGCAGGTGATAGACGAGGTCCGCGCTCTCGGCGAGTAGCTCCTCGTCGTCTCCGTCCTTCGCCGCGAGAATCGTCTCCGTCGTCTCCTCGCCGAGCTTCTCCAGGACGGCGTTTTTCCCCTTCTCGTGGCTCAACAGCGAGGCGGTGTACGAGCCCTCGGGCAGCGTCTCCTTGCGGTCCTCGATCGTCGCGAACAGCTCGTCGAGAACGTCTTCTGCGGGCGTGTCGGCGTCCATACCCGAGGGTGTCGGCGTCGGGAAAAGAATCGTCCGGTTCGAGGCCCGATTCGAAAACCGAGCCTCAGGCCGAGTGAACCGTGATCTGCTGTCGGCGGTCGATCGCCTGTTCGAGTTCGTCGGCGATGGCGCTGCCTCTCGACACTTGGATGTCGCCGCCGCGGCCGACCGTCGCGGTGAAGAGGTACTCGCCGTCCGCGCGGATCTCGACGGTCTCGCCGACGTGCTCGTCCATCCGGATGACCACGTGCCGGGAGGTCACCTCCGGCGTGACGACCACGCCATCGGAGGTTCCACCGCCTGTTCCGCCGTTGCCGCCGTCGCTTCCCGACCCGCCGTGTCCGGGTTTTTCGTCGTGCGTCCGCACGTCGATGTCGATTCCCAGCCGGTCTTCGACGTCGGAGATCCGACCGCCGCCCTTGCCGATGACGTAGGAGATGTCGTCCTCCTCGACGTAGACGACGGCCTCGTTCTGGCCCTTGAGCTCGACGTCTACGTGGCCGCGAGCGATCGAGCGGATCTCGCGTTCGATCTCTTGGCGGGCCAGCCGACCGACGCCGGTCTCGTCGCTCCCGCCGTCGTCGTCGCTGAGCGGCACAGTGACGACTTGGCGGTTGAAGGTGTAGATCTCGTATTCCGGCTTTCCAGTCTCGAAGTCCGCGACTTGGATGACCGGGCGCGCGAGATCCTCGGCGGTGAGCCCCTCGGGCACTTTCACCTCGGTCCGCACGTCGTAGACGGTGTCGACGCGGCCGTCCTCGATATAGACTACAGTATCGACGACCTGCGGGATCATCCCGAGTTCGACGCGGCCGACGAGCCGCTGGAGGGCGTCGATGGCGCGGGTCGCGTGGACGACGCCGACCATCCCGACGCCCGCGAGCCGCATATCCGCGAAGACGCCGAAGTCCTTCGTCTTCCGCACCTCGTCGTAGATCGTGTAGTCCGGGCGGACGAGGAGCAGCGAGTCCGCGGTCTTCTCCATGTCGCCGCCGAGAGCGGTGTACTGGGTGATTTCGGGGCCGACTTGGAGGTCTCGGGGCTTCTCCATCGTCTTGACCGCGTAGTCGCTGTCGGTGAGGAACTCCGCAACCGCCTGCGCGAACGTCGACTTCCCGGCACCGGGCGATCCCGAGATCAGGACGCCGCGCTGGCGCTCTCGCAGCCGATCTTTGAGTTCGTCGGCGAACTCGTAGTCGTCTAAGTCCGTCTTGACGATCGGCCGGACGGCGGTGATCTCGATGCCGTCGGCGAAGGGTGGGCGGGCGACCGCGATGCGGTAATCGCGGAACTGCACGATGCTCATTCCGGGCTCCGAGAGCTCCAAGAAGCCGTCCGGACTGCTCCGGGCGGTGTTTTCGATGTCGTCGGCCCACTCCTTCATCGTCGCCTCGTCGGTCACCGTCTCGTCGATCGTCTGATAGTGCATCTCGCCGATGGCCCCCCGCTTGGCCTTCGGCTTCGTCCCCGTTTTCAGGTGCACCGACATCGTCTCGTCGTCGAAGAACTCCTCGATGATGAGTTCGCCGGAGCCGCGGATTCGCGGCTCGACGTACTCGACGTCGAGGCCCTTCGCCCGCGCGACCTCGGCTTGGACGACGTCGCTGGTGAGAAGCGTCGCGCCCTCGTCCTCGGCGACCTCGCGGATGAGCGCGTCGATGTCGCCTTCGTGGGCTCCGGTGGCCTCGCTCGGTTTCGTTCGCCGGCCGACGTACCGGATCTCGACCGCGCCGTCGTCAGCGAGTTCGGCGAGTCGCTGGAGCTCTTCGAGCCCCTCCCACCCGGTGTCGAGGCCGTCGTTGGCCTGCGATTCGAGCTCGCCGACGACGGCTTCGGGGACCAACACCGTTACCGCGTCGCCGTCCGACTCGACCCGCTCGGACACGCGACCGTCGATGATCGCGCTGGTGTCCGGCACTAGATTCATACGATCGGATTCGACCGGCGGACGGATAAGGCTATAGACTGCCGTCCTCGGTTCAGTGGCGCGCTGTCAGCGACGGGATTCCGTCTCTCACTCCGACCGCGATTCGAACCACTCGGCGAATTTCGCGAACGCCCGGCCGCGGTGGGAAACGGCGTTCTTCTCGACGGCGCTCATCTCGGCGAACGTCGTCCCGTCGTGCTCGAAGATCGGATCGTAGCCGAAACCGCCCTCGCCGCGGGGTTCGACGATCCGGCCGCGGACCGTCCCGTGAAACAGTTTCACCGGCAGCGTGTCGGCGTCGCCGTCGTCTGAACCGCCGACCGCTCCGGCAGCGCCCGCGGCCGCCGCAGCGCTTCGGTCGTCGCGGTCGACGGGATCGGGCGAGGCCTCGAACGATTCGCCGTCGCAGTACGCGAGGACGCAGCGGAACGACGCCCGACGCGGCCCGTCGATTTCGCCCTCGACGAGTCGCTGGACGGTCTCGACGCCCAGCGTGTCGTCGACGTAGGCGGAGTACGGGCCGGGGAAGCCGTCGAACCCCTCGATGAACAGTCCGGCGTCGTCGACGAGGATCGGCTC
This DNA window, taken from Halobellus sp. LT62, encodes the following:
- the leuS gene encoding leucine--tRNA ligase, producing the protein MDYDPQELEARWRERWAEEGRYEADPDAEVVAAGGATDGDAASDAGDGDATSGSGDGDAAGDEPTFITVPYPYPSGGMHIGHARTYTVPDVYARYRRQQGDNVLFPIAWHVTGTPIIGAVERLKKGEEEQLSVLRDTYDVAEDTLQDLETPMGYARHFIEEHYKKGMKDLGLSIDWRREFTTNDDRYSKFITWQYETLRDRNLLEKGLHPVKYCTNEKQPVTTHDLLEGEEAEFQEYTLVRFGHGDTIVPMATLRPETVRGVTNAYIDPDADYVIADVDGEEWFVSAAAVEKLQLQGHDVTAKRTVAGEHLVGERVTNPITGDEVLVLPADFVDADNATGVVMSVPAHSPDDYVALEEAKADDERMREYEIDPAEVEEIEPIPILTIEGYGEIPAKTAVEEAGIESSADPALEEATKELYNSEFHSGRLNDEYGEFAGEIVEDVRGRFRDAYREEGAFGTMREFSEEVVCRCGGDVVVAEQDTWFLRYNDEAWKRKAHEVVSRMEAIPENTRGEYDHTIDWLNEWPCIRNYGLGTRLPWDQDFVIEPLSDSTIYMAYYTIAHRLDEIPTEDLDRAFFDALFYGADAVDDPDERALELRAEWLYWYPVTYRFSANDLISNHLTFYLFHHAELFDEAQWPEGIVIMGMGLLEGEKMSSSKGHVVLPGKAIDEYGADTVRFFLLNSAEPWQDYDWRAEQVASVQNQLERFWNRAQDVIDNPGPEERPEFATEDRWLLSRLQRTVAEVTEAMEGSETRTASQAAFYDFEEDLRWYRRRTDLSRPAARWTLREVLRTRLRLLAPFVPFLTNELHEQLTGTPAEDAPWPTVDEDLLDAQIETAETQVERLVDDIQGIQQSLQNAEEDVPEADPDRIRITVAADWKREVFATVADVGADQGAVMGKVMQDPDLRERGNAVNDLVGELIEFARGRDDEELAVLAEIDEASAYERATDFLGTEFDAEIVVQREGEDVEARKQAVPFRPAIELEAE
- a CDS encoding TIGR01548 family HAD-type hydrolase; translation: MHADAVVLDIDGVLLDVADSYRRAIVESVTRLYDRTIDRDDVQLFKDAGGFNNDWDVTYAAALYVLVDEREPIDLSTFTARIEPGGGLAGAESVAADHLSDADLAAVRNEWDRYGLRDAFQALYLGGDLYRELEGGEPPFETAGYIHDEPIIVESETLESLEANAAVGVLTGRPAAEADIALDRVGLDVPAEHRFTMDDWDEGKPHPHALTTLAERFDADSVAFAGDTLDDVKTAVNAAEADPARTYYGIGVLTGGLTGESGRRAYESVGAAAVVDSVNDLPALLGG
- the npdG gene encoding NADPH-dependent F420 reductase; this translates as MRIALLGGTGDLGEGLAVRLASHTDHEVVIGSRDPDAAHDAADAYRATVADHGRDVKVTGFENAMATDRADVVVLAVPPYTVADTVDSVAGGLREGNVIVTPAAGMCRDDDGAHAHLPSAGSVTALVAEAAPAGVDVVGAFHSLPAGRLADLDAELGIDTLLVGDDDRAKRVVSGIVDDVDGLRALDAGELANAAEVESLTPLLLNVARQNDARDLGVSFR
- a CDS encoding methyltransferase, which codes for MPVSPNLLERLVLFRLNRGPAPLLDLLGAASFESVSLALDMGLFRTLARSDGPLTAETLAERTGAHPDGVAMLCNFLVAERYLTKGSEGYRLTAMTETWLLPDAETDMGPWLTFWDELVFPFWERELETAVREGEPSQSIYEWFDEAPERWAIAQEGFRATASLVVDDVAEAVTVPEGGGHLLDVGGGHGLYSMELCERYRGLSATIFDVPGAVEAIHDDIPAELTGRIETQAGDYFDDDLGSSYDIALLFNVVHAHDPAENVALFERVADALAPGGRIAVLDQWEGSGRTPVASASLRFVALTYLTTLGASVYSHEEVSAWLEAAEFTDIRRRRVGPLSGMAIVEATKP
- the hisE gene encoding phosphoribosyl-ATP diphosphatase; this translates as MDADTPAEDVLDELFATIEDRKETLPEGSYTASLLSHEKGKNAVLEKLGEETTETILAAKDGDDEELLAESADLVYHLLVLLAMEDVTLDDLRVELRERF
- a CDS encoding PINc/VapC family ATPase, which codes for MNLVPDTSAIIDGRVSERVESDGDAVTVLVPEAVVGELESQANDGLDTGWEGLEELQRLAELADDGAVEIRYVGRRTKPSEATGAHEGDIDALIREVAEDEGATLLTSDVVQAEVARAKGLDVEYVEPRIRGSGELIIEEFFDDETMSVHLKTGTKPKAKRGAIGEMHYQTIDETVTDEATMKEWADDIENTARSSPDGFLELSEPGMSIVQFRDYRIAVARPPFADGIEITAVRPIVKTDLDDYEFADELKDRLRERQRGVLISGSPGAGKSTFAQAVAEFLTDSDYAVKTMEKPRDLQVGPEITQYTALGGDMEKTADSLLLVRPDYTIYDEVRKTKDFGVFADMRLAGVGMVGVVHATRAIDALQRLVGRVELGMIPQVVDTVVYIEDGRVDTVYDVRTEVKVPEGLTAEDLARPVIQVADFETGKPEYEIYTFNRQVVTVPLSDDDGGSDETGVGRLARQEIEREIRSIARGHVDVELKGQNEAVVYVEEDDISYVIGKGGGRISDVEDRLGIDIDVRTHDEKPGHGGSGSDGGNGGTGGGTSDGVVVTPEVTSRHVVIRMDEHVGETVEIRADGEYLFTATVGRGGDIQVSRGSAIADELEQAIDRRQQITVHSA
- a CDS encoding non-canonical purine NTP pyrophosphatase, whose amino-acid sequence is MLRYVTTNAGKVREAREYLDGVEQLDYDYTEIQAAELGPIAARGAREAYRYAGEPILVDDAGLFIEGFDGFPGPYSAYVDDTLGVETVQRLVEGEIDGPRRASFRCVLAYCDGESFEASPDPVDRDDRSAAAAAGAAGAVGGSDDGDADTLPVKLFHGTVRGRIVEPRGEGGFGYDPIFEHDGTTFAEMSAVEKNAVSHRGRAFAKFAEWFESRSE